From a region of the Rhodococcus sp. 4CII genome:
- a CDS encoding FAD-dependent oxidoreductase — protein sequence MTTPPAFAAPLDLGGLRLRNRFVSAPMERNYCEVDGTMTDDYIAYLERRAAGGAALVFTEASYVRADGKGRIRQMGVDVDERIPGIAKMTDAIHAHGALVGVELNHGGRTAQGAVSGFVPVAPSPIPCAVVGGEMPEQLDSDDIEHIIECFGEAAARCRQAGVDVISLHGGHGYLIHQFLSPAYNHRDDEWADPTLFVNRVIDAVRTMAPGIALGLRFSAFEGIDGGLDAATTRARIDAIDTDRLDFLDVSAGNYESGQWIIQPGEWQRGLLAPYAEPYTRDFDIPIGVAGRISSPDVAARIIESGQADFVSMARTLHADPDFPNRALDGGRYRPCIACNYCIDSLAAGPVPCSVNPWVGRELEQPSKPAAVAVRVAVVGAGPAGMAAARDLALAGHRVDLYDERDSVGGDFALASRLHEYPEYARIVDWYRAELADLDVTCHTGTLVDAAALAGLDVDAIVLATGGRGPQVDIPGADTRTVRDVREFLASGDPAPESITIFGADREAAAVADDLLQQGTTVVMIGPQETIAHDVGRRGKIVLLPRLAASENLTTHLSSIVTRVEADRVVISTGGEERTVDAPGELLISHGVEPRADLIAELRSLAPRLGVHPVGDASGDGGSLHAALVTAVDVAAKITAAADARAEVTA from the coding sequence ATGACCACCCCGCCCGCCTTCGCGGCCCCGCTCGACCTGGGCGGACTGCGACTGCGCAACCGCTTCGTGTCGGCGCCGATGGAACGCAACTACTGCGAGGTCGACGGCACGATGACCGACGACTACATCGCGTACCTCGAGCGCCGCGCCGCCGGCGGTGCCGCACTCGTGTTCACCGAGGCCAGCTACGTCCGCGCCGACGGCAAGGGCCGCATCCGGCAGATGGGCGTCGACGTCGACGAACGCATTCCCGGAATCGCGAAGATGACCGACGCGATCCACGCGCACGGTGCACTCGTGGGCGTCGAACTCAACCACGGCGGCCGCACCGCGCAGGGCGCCGTCAGTGGATTCGTCCCCGTCGCTCCGTCGCCGATCCCGTGCGCCGTGGTCGGTGGGGAGATGCCGGAACAACTCGACAGCGACGACATCGAGCACATCATCGAATGCTTCGGCGAGGCGGCGGCGCGTTGCCGGCAGGCCGGGGTGGACGTGATCTCGTTGCACGGCGGGCACGGCTACCTCATCCACCAGTTCCTCTCGCCCGCCTACAACCACCGCGACGACGAGTGGGCCGACCCGACCCTCTTCGTCAACCGGGTGATCGACGCGGTCCGCACGATGGCGCCGGGTATCGCTCTCGGACTGCGCTTCTCGGCGTTCGAGGGAATCGACGGCGGTCTCGACGCCGCCACCACCCGCGCGCGCATCGACGCGATCGACACCGACCGCCTCGACTTCCTCGACGTCTCGGCAGGCAACTACGAATCCGGGCAGTGGATCATCCAGCCCGGTGAATGGCAGCGCGGCCTGCTCGCGCCGTACGCCGAGCCCTACACGCGGGACTTCGACATCCCGATCGGTGTCGCCGGCCGGATCAGCTCACCCGACGTCGCCGCCCGCATCATCGAGTCGGGTCAGGCCGACTTCGTGAGCATGGCCCGCACCCTGCACGCCGACCCGGACTTCCCGAACCGCGCGCTGGACGGCGGCCGCTACCGGCCGTGCATCGCGTGCAACTACTGCATCGACAGCCTTGCCGCCGGACCCGTTCCGTGCTCGGTCAACCCGTGGGTGGGCCGGGAACTCGAGCAGCCGTCGAAGCCCGCGGCCGTCGCGGTGCGGGTCGCGGTCGTCGGAGCCGGGCCCGCGGGCATGGCCGCGGCCCGCGACCTCGCCCTCGCCGGGCACCGCGTCGACCTCTACGACGAACGCGACAGCGTCGGTGGCGATTTCGCGTTGGCGTCGCGGCTGCACGAATATCCCGAGTACGCTCGGATCGTCGACTGGTACCGCGCCGAACTCGCCGACCTCGACGTCACCTGCCACACCGGGACACTGGTCGACGCCGCGGCACTGGCCGGCCTCGACGTCGACGCGATCGTGCTCGCGACGGGCGGCCGGGGACCCCAGGTCGACATCCCCGGCGCCGACACCCGCACGGTCCGCGACGTGCGGGAGTTCCTCGCCTCCGGAGACCCTGCGCCCGAATCGATCACGATCTTCGGCGCCGACCGCGAGGCCGCCGCCGTCGCCGACGACCTGCTCCAGCAGGGCACGACGGTGGTCATGATCGGACCGCAGGAGACCATCGCCCACGACGTCGGCCGACGCGGCAAGATCGTGCTGCTACCGCGCCTCGCGGCGAGCGAGAACCTCACCACCCACCTGTCGTCGATCGTCACGCGGGTGGAAGCCGACCGGGTGGTGATCTCGACCGGCGGCGAGGAGCGCACCGTCGACGCACCCGGCGAACTGCTGATCTCGCACGGCGTCGAACCGCGTGCCGACCTGATCGCCGAACTGCGTTCGCTGGCACCGCGACTCGGCGTCCACCCGGTCGGTGACGCCAGTGGTGACGGCGGCTCCCTCCACGCCGCCCTCGTCACCGCCGTGGACGTCGCCGCGAAGATCACGGCCGCCGCCGACGCCCGAGCCGAGGTGACGGCATGA
- a CDS encoding Gfo/Idh/MocA family protein, with amino-acid sequence MALRIGIVGCGKIAGNHAQALQQVPGVEVIGCCDPDLDRAQAFAAAHGIGRAVRSMAELLDLGLDACTVCTPHPVHEQVVVAAAEAAIHVLCEKPIAVDVAAADRMIEAADHAGITFGVLFQRRFWPAARRIKAAIDDGRLGVPVLGEASVLLHRPSTYYSADAWRGRWDTDGGGVLMTQAVHQIDMLQWFMGEAVSVSGFIRTHTHGEHIETEDSASAVVSFASGGTATVTATTGANHNLGNRVTVIGQTGAIASVLEFPEGREGVNEIWTLRSELEFRTPFSPGVHANLDVGDVNAGLADFHTLQVQDFADAVLTGRAPAVTGRDARASLAIVAAVYESSRTGRVVNLAPVPTLATIKENR; translated from the coding sequence ATGGCACTACGCATCGGCATCGTCGGCTGCGGCAAGATCGCCGGCAACCACGCGCAGGCACTGCAGCAGGTGCCCGGCGTCGAGGTGATCGGATGCTGCGACCCCGACCTCGACCGCGCCCAGGCATTTGCGGCGGCGCACGGCATCGGCCGGGCGGTGCGCTCGATGGCGGAACTACTCGACCTGGGCCTCGACGCGTGCACCGTCTGCACTCCGCATCCCGTCCACGAACAGGTGGTCGTCGCGGCGGCCGAGGCCGCCATCCACGTGCTGTGCGAGAAGCCGATCGCCGTCGACGTCGCCGCGGCCGACCGGATGATCGAGGCCGCCGACCACGCCGGCATCACGTTCGGGGTGCTGTTCCAGCGTCGGTTCTGGCCCGCCGCCCGGCGGATCAAGGCCGCGATCGACGACGGTCGTCTCGGCGTCCCGGTGCTCGGCGAGGCGTCGGTGCTTCTGCACCGCCCGTCGACGTACTACTCCGCCGACGCGTGGCGTGGCCGCTGGGACACCGACGGCGGCGGCGTCCTCATGACGCAGGCCGTGCACCAGATCGACATGCTGCAGTGGTTCATGGGCGAGGCGGTCTCGGTGAGCGGCTTCATCCGCACCCATACACACGGGGAGCATATCGAGACCGAAGACAGTGCGTCCGCCGTCGTCTCGTTCGCGTCGGGCGGGACGGCCACCGTTACCGCCACGACCGGTGCCAACCACAATCTCGGAAACCGGGTCACCGTGATCGGGCAGACCGGCGCGATCGCCAGTGTCCTCGAGTTCCCGGAGGGACGGGAGGGGGTCAACGAGATCTGGACCCTTCGTAGCGAACTGGAGTTCCGCACACCCTTCTCACCCGGCGTTCACGCCAACCTCGACGTCGGAGACGTCAACGCCGGACTCGCCGACTTCCACACGCTGCAGGTGCAGGACTTCGCCGATGCCGTCCTCACCGGCCGTGCCCCCGCCGTCACCGGACGCGACGCCCGCGCCTCGCT